Proteins encoded by one window of Mesorhizobium sp. INR15:
- a CDS encoding zinc-dependent alcohol dehydrogenase family protein, which yields MKAVRLEAVGSIALREVDRPIIGPDDLLLRIEACGVCGTDRHLFHGEFPCTPPVTPGHEFSGIVEAMGASVSGFAIGDRVTGDPNIACGRCAHCHAGRVNLCSNLRAIGIHRDGGFAEYLALPWKQAFLLPTDLKPTHGAFCEPLGCCLHGIDLAQIRPGSTVAVLGGGVIGLLTVQLARLAGATTIILSTRQASRRALAEELGATATIDPGTANFIDAVTGPSGLAPGGVDVVLECAGVRETVEQSMRLARAGGTVVIIGVTPQGLKAEFEPFDLLFRELKVLGSFLNPFTHRRAAELIASGAIEIDRLISRQVTLEDAAAVIANPPAPGEVKVLVVPSPR from the coding sequence ATGAAAGCGGTGCGTCTGGAGGCGGTGGGCAGCATCGCCTTGCGCGAGGTCGACAGGCCGATCATCGGGCCGGACGACCTTCTGCTACGCATTGAGGCGTGCGGCGTCTGCGGCACGGACCGGCACCTGTTCCATGGCGAGTTTCCCTGCACGCCGCCGGTGACACCCGGGCATGAATTCTCCGGCATCGTCGAGGCGATGGGAGCATCGGTCTCGGGCTTTGCCATCGGCGACCGCGTCACCGGCGACCCCAACATAGCCTGCGGGCGGTGCGCGCATTGCCACGCCGGCCGGGTCAACCTGTGCAGCAATCTGCGTGCCATCGGCATCCATCGCGATGGCGGCTTCGCCGAATACTTGGCCTTGCCTTGGAAACAGGCCTTCCTCCTGCCCACCGATCTGAAGCCGACGCATGGTGCCTTTTGCGAACCATTGGGCTGCTGCCTGCATGGCATCGACCTGGCCCAGATCCGGCCCGGCTCAACGGTGGCTGTGCTTGGCGGCGGCGTGATCGGCCTGCTCACCGTGCAACTGGCAAGGCTGGCGGGGGCGACGACCATCATCCTGTCGACGCGCCAGGCTTCGCGGCGCGCGCTTGCCGAAGAGCTGGGCGCGACAGCAACGATCGACCCCGGCACCGCCAATTTCATCGACGCCGTGACAGGCCCGTCGGGACTGGCGCCTGGCGGCGTCGACGTGGTGCTCGAATGCGCCGGTGTCAGGGAGACCGTCGAGCAATCGATGCGGCTGGCCAGGGCCGGCGGCACTGTTGTTATCATCGGCGTGACGCCGCAAGGCCTGAAAGCCGAGTTCGAACCCTTCGACCTGCTGTTTCGGGAGCTGAAAGTCCTGGGCTCCTTCCTCAATCCCTTCACCCATCGCCGGGCCGCCGAACTCATCGCTTCGGGCGCGATCGAGATTGACCGGCTGATCTCCAGGCAAGTGACGCTCGAAGACGCGGCGGCGGTAATCGCCAATCCGCCCGCCCCGGGCGAGGTCAAGGTGCTGGTGGTGCCCAGCCCGCGCTGA
- a CDS encoding TRAP transporter large permease subunit, with protein sequence MMEFIAQNMAPIMFASLILFMLIGYPVAFSLAANGLMFFCIGVFLTPYSGGAINLAWPLLYALPDNFYGSRVMSNDTLLAIPFFTFMGIVLERSGMAEDLLDTIGQLFGPIRGGLAYAVIFVGALLAATTGVVAASVIAMGLISLPIMLRYGYDRRLASGVIAASGTLAQIIPPSLVLIILADQLGRSVGDMYAGALIPGLVLTVLYAGYILIVSIFRPKMMPALPLEARTLGHGVMSLLVALVATVAISYAAYRYLAPAHGDNADILGATLGVIFIYVVAIADRSLNINMMSRLAQQVIIVLIPPLALIFLVLGTIFLGIATPTEGGAMGAVGALIMAAVKGRLSLDVIKQALTSTTRLSSFVLFILIGARVFSLTFYGVNGQIWVEHLLTSLPGGEVGFLIGVNLLVFLLAFFLDFFELAFIIVPLLAPAADKLGIDLIWFGVLLGVNMQTSFMHPPFGFALFYLRSVAARVPYLDRLTGKTIQPITTGQIYWGAVPFVCIQVIMIGLTIAFPQMVMHYKGTVVDPGNIDYKVPDVPGLSPLGEPPPAKDGATPPANDLSQPPSFGDAPPAKPAAPPTDLSQPPSFN encoded by the coding sequence GTGATGGAGTTCATCGCCCAGAACATGGCGCCGATCATGTTCGCCTCGCTGATCCTGTTCATGCTGATCGGCTATCCCGTCGCCTTCTCGCTAGCCGCCAACGGCTTGATGTTCTTCTGCATCGGCGTGTTTTTGACGCCCTACTCGGGCGGCGCCATCAACCTCGCCTGGCCGCTGCTCTATGCGCTGCCGGACAATTTCTATGGCAGCCGGGTGATGTCGAACGACACGCTGCTCGCCATCCCGTTCTTTACCTTCATGGGCATCGTGCTTGAGCGCTCGGGCATGGCCGAAGACCTGCTCGACACGATTGGCCAGCTGTTCGGACCGATCCGAGGCGGCCTTGCCTATGCGGTGATCTTCGTCGGCGCGCTACTGGCGGCGACCACAGGCGTCGTGGCGGCATCCGTCATCGCCATGGGCCTGATCTCGCTGCCGATCATGCTGCGCTATGGCTACGACCGGCGGCTGGCCTCCGGTGTCATCGCCGCGTCGGGCACGCTTGCCCAGATAATTCCGCCATCGCTGGTGCTGATCATCCTGGCCGACCAGCTCGGCCGCTCCGTCGGCGACATGTATGCCGGCGCACTCATCCCCGGCTTGGTTCTGACCGTCCTGTATGCGGGCTACATTCTGATCGTGTCGATCTTCCGGCCCAAGATGATGCCGGCGCTGCCGCTGGAGGCGCGCACACTCGGCCACGGCGTGATGTCGCTGCTGGTAGCGCTGGTGGCAACGGTCGCCATCTCCTACGCCGCGTACCGCTATCTTGCGCCGGCGCATGGCGACAATGCCGACATTCTCGGCGCCACGCTGGGCGTGATTTTCATCTATGTCGTCGCGATCGCCGACCGGAGCCTCAACATCAACATGATGTCGCGGCTGGCGCAGCAGGTGATCATCGTGCTCATTCCGCCGCTGGCGCTGATCTTCCTGGTGCTCGGCACCATCTTCCTCGGCATCGCCACGCCGACGGAAGGCGGCGCCATGGGCGCGGTCGGCGCCTTGATCATGGCAGCGGTCAAGGGACGGCTGTCGCTGGATGTGATCAAGCAGGCGCTGACCTCGACCACCCGTCTGTCATCCTTCGTGCTGTTCATCCTGATCGGCGCTCGGGTGTTCTCGCTCACCTTCTATGGCGTCAACGGCCAGATCTGGGTGGAACATCTGTTGACATCCCTGCCCGGCGGCGAAGTCGGCTTCCTGATCGGCGTCAACCTCCTTGTCTTCCTGCTCGCCTTCTTCCTCGACTTCTTCGAACTCGCCTTCATCATCGTGCCGCTGCTGGCGCCGGCCGCCGACAAACTCGGCATCGACCTGATCTGGTTCGGCGTGCTTCTGGGCGTCAACATGCAGACCAGCTTCATGCATCCGCCCTTCGGCTTCGCGCTGTTCTACCTGCGCTCGGTGGCCGCCCGCGTGCCCTATCTCGACCGCCTCACCGGCAAGACCATCCAGCCGATCACCACCGGCCAGATCTATTGGGGAGCGGTGCCTTTCGTCTGCATCCAGGTGATCATGATCGGGCTGACCATCGCCTTCCCGCAGATGGTGATGCATTACAAGGGGACGGTCGTGGACCCCGGCAACATCGACTACAAAGTGCCCGATGTGCCCGGCCTGTCGCCGCTCGGCGAGCCGCCGCCTGCGAAAGATGGTGCGACGCCGCCTGCAAACGACCTGTCGCAGCCGCCCAGCTTCGGCGATGCGCCACCGGCAAAACCAGCGGCGCCGCCGACAGACCTGTCGCAACCGCCAAGCTTCAATTGA
- a CDS encoding LacI family DNA-binding transcriptional regulator, which translates to MAQKIKLSTIADALGVSTATVSLALRDSPLVAGATRDRIKEHARAIGYIYNRRAASLRTSRSGIVGVVVHDIMNPFFAEILRSIESELDRSRQTFILSNHYDQLEKQRTFIDTLLQLGADGVIMSPAIGTPPEDILMAEENGLPAVLIARTVEGADVPVFRGDDAYGTGLATNHLISLGHKRIAMIGGTDQTSTGRDRYQGYVNAMEAAGLEVRPSWRIAGPRTKQGGFEAAGQFLALKDKPTAACCWNDLVAIGLMNGIARAGLVPGIDISVTGYDDLEEAAIATPALTTVWNGQREVGRRAASALLDKLNGQTVRPSQELIKPELHVRQSTGKPVERA; encoded by the coding sequence CTGGCACAGAAGATCAAGCTTTCGACGATCGCGGACGCGCTCGGCGTGTCCACGGCCACGGTGTCCCTGGCGCTGCGCGACAGTCCGCTTGTCGCCGGCGCCACGCGCGACCGCATCAAGGAACATGCGCGCGCCATCGGTTATATCTACAACCGCCGTGCCGCCAGCCTGCGCACCTCGCGCTCGGGGATTGTCGGCGTCGTCGTGCACGACATCATGAACCCGTTCTTCGCCGAGATCCTGCGCTCGATCGAAAGCGAACTCGACCGCAGCCGGCAGACCTTCATCCTGTCCAATCACTACGATCAGCTGGAAAAACAGCGGACCTTCATCGACACGCTTCTGCAGCTCGGCGCCGACGGCGTCATCATGTCGCCGGCCATCGGCACGCCGCCCGAGGACATCCTCATGGCCGAGGAAAACGGCCTGCCGGCGGTGCTGATCGCACGTACCGTCGAGGGCGCCGACGTGCCGGTTTTTCGTGGCGACGATGCCTATGGCACCGGGCTTGCCACCAACCACCTGATTTCGCTTGGCCACAAGCGCATCGCCATGATCGGCGGCACCGACCAGACCTCGACCGGCCGCGACCGGTATCAGGGCTATGTCAACGCCATGGAGGCGGCCGGGCTGGAAGTCAGGCCGTCCTGGCGCATTGCCGGCCCGCGCACCAAGCAGGGTGGCTTTGAGGCCGCCGGCCAGTTCCTGGCATTGAAGGACAAGCCGACGGCTGCCTGCTGCTGGAACGATCTCGTCGCCATCGGCCTGATGAACGGCATTGCGCGCGCCGGCCTGGTGCCGGGCATCGACATTTCCGTCACCGGCTACGACGATCTCGAGGAGGCGGCGATCGCGACGCCGGCCTTGACCACCGTCTGGAACGGCCAGCGCGAGGTAGGCCGCCGCGCCGCCAGCGCCCTGCTGGACAAGCTCAACGGGCAGACGGTGCGGCCGTCGCAGGAACTCATCAAGCCGGAACTGCATGTGCGCCAGTCGACCGGCAAACCGGTGGAGCGTGCATGA
- a CDS encoding DMT family transporter yields MLSVYVFFTFLDTSSKYLVLAGISVLVVAWVRFAVHVVLVGTLLRGWRDPARFRPVNLPAHVLRGLFLFGSTMFNIQALRTLQLAETTSIYFFGPMVITALAGPLLGEWAGWRRWLAILSGFVGVLIITRPGVGVFGIGHLFALGSMLSNTFYVIMTRRMSATETSESLILFSALAPAVLLLPLLPFSFSLPHDGWHWFVLLMLGVFGGVGHWLLVQAYRMATTTALAPYPYSQMVWMILSGLIVFHQFPDRWTLVGAAIIVASGLYIVHREHRLRLRNRAVLDVETEALAKKL; encoded by the coding sequence ATGCTTTCCGTCTACGTCTTCTTCACCTTTCTCGACACCAGCAGCAAATACCTCGTCCTTGCCGGCATCTCGGTTCTGGTTGTCGCCTGGGTGCGCTTTGCCGTGCATGTCGTGCTGGTCGGCACGCTGCTCCGCGGCTGGCGTGATCCGGCGCGGTTTCGTCCGGTCAACCTGCCGGCGCATGTGCTGCGTGGCCTGTTCCTGTTTGGCTCGACCATGTTCAACATCCAGGCGCTGCGAACGTTGCAATTGGCCGAGACCACGTCGATCTACTTCTTCGGGCCGATGGTGATCACGGCGCTGGCCGGTCCGCTGCTTGGCGAGTGGGCGGGCTGGCGGCGCTGGCTGGCGATCCTGTCCGGCTTTGTCGGCGTCCTCATCATCACCCGGCCAGGCGTCGGTGTTTTCGGCATTGGCCATCTCTTCGCGCTCGGCTCGATGCTGTCGAACACGTTCTACGTCATCATGACGCGCCGCATGTCGGCGACCGAGACATCGGAGAGCCTCATCCTCTTCTCGGCCCTGGCGCCGGCGGTGCTGCTTCTGCCCTTGCTGCCGTTTTCGTTCTCCTTGCCGCATGATGGCTGGCACTGGTTCGTCCTGCTCATGCTCGGTGTCTTCGGCGGCGTTGGCCACTGGCTGCTGGTGCAGGCCTATCGCATGGCCACGACCACCGCGCTGGCGCCCTATCCCTATTCGCAGATGGTGTGGATGATCCTTTCGGGCCTGATCGTCTTCCATCAGTTTCCCGACCGCTGGACGCTGGTTGGCGCCGCCATCATTGTCGCCAGCGGGCTCTACATCGTTCACCGCGAGCACCGGCTTCGGCTGCGCAACCGCGCCGTCCTCGATGTCGAGACCGAAGCGCTGGCAAAAAAACTTTGA
- a CDS encoding GTP-binding protein gives MSDAPTQIPVTVLTGYLGAGKTTLLNRILSENHGKRYAVIVNEFGEIGIDNELIVESDEEIYEMNNGCVCCTVRGDLIRVVEGLMRRPGRFDAIVVETTGLADPVPVAQTFFMDDDVRSKTKLDAVVALVDAKHLPLRLKDSKEAEDQIAFADVVVLNKTDLVTPEELAKVEATIRAINPSAKIHRTTRAGVALSEVLDRGAFDLSRALENDPHFLEAHDDHHHHDHDHHDHDGHDHHHHDHDGHDHHHHHDHAHPSDIHDVTVQSVSLRGGEMDPKKFFPWIEKITQMEGPNILRLKGIIALKGDDERYVIQGVHMIIEGDHQRAWKDGEKHESRLVFIGRELDADRLKKSFDACQAA, from the coding sequence ATGAGCGACGCACCGACGCAGATCCCCGTAACCGTTCTCACCGGCTATCTCGGCGCCGGCAAGACAACGCTGCTCAACCGCATCCTGTCGGAGAACCACGGCAAACGCTACGCCGTCATCGTCAACGAGTTCGGCGAGATCGGCATCGACAATGAACTGATCGTGGAATCCGATGAGGAAATCTACGAGATGAACAATGGCTGCGTCTGTTGCACGGTGCGTGGCGACCTTATCCGCGTTGTCGAAGGCCTGATGCGCCGTCCCGGCCGCTTTGACGCCATCGTGGTCGAAACCACCGGGCTCGCCGATCCGGTGCCGGTGGCGCAGACCTTCTTCATGGACGACGACGTGCGCTCCAAGACCAAGCTCGACGCCGTGGTGGCCCTGGTCGATGCCAAGCACTTGCCGCTGCGGCTCAAGGACTCCAAGGAAGCCGAGGACCAGATCGCCTTTGCCGATGTCGTCGTGCTCAACAAGACCGACCTCGTCACCCCGGAAGAGCTCGCCAAGGTCGAAGCGACCATCCGTGCCATCAACCCGTCTGCGAAGATCCACCGCACGACGCGGGCCGGCGTGGCTCTGTCGGAAGTGCTCGATCGCGGCGCCTTCGATCTTTCCCGCGCGCTGGAGAACGATCCGCATTTCCTTGAAGCGCATGACGATCACCATCATCATGATCACGACCACCATGATCACGACGGACACGATCACCACCATCATGACCATGATGGGCACGACCACCATCATCACCACGATCACGCCCATCCGTCCGACATTCATGACGTGACGGTGCAGTCGGTGTCGCTGCGCGGCGGCGAGATGGACCCGAAGAAATTCTTCCCCTGGATCGAGAAGATCACCCAGATGGAAGGTCCCAACATCCTGCGGCTGAAGGGCATCATTGCCCTGAAGGGCGATGACGAGCGCTATGTCATCCAGGGCGTGCACATGATCATCGAAGGCGACCACCAGCGTGCCTGGAAGGATGGCGAGAAGCATGAGAGCCGGCTGGTGTTCATCGGCCGTGAACTCGACGCCGACCGCCTGAAGAAGAGCTTTGACGCCTGCCAGGCGGCTTGA
- a CDS encoding gamma-glutamyl-gamma-aminobutyrate hydrolase family protein has translation MHQPLVAISTDVRQFDNYTWHAAPQQYLEAALAGAGVFPVLVPSFGDRLDFDELLSSVDGVMVTGSKSNVHPSLYGGDDSEANGPYDPARDATTLPLIRRAVERGVPLLAICRGIQEMNVALGGTLATEIQEREGSLDHRAPTSDIQDERFGIRQKVTITPGSCLAGVFGEGDIMVNSVHRQAVDRLGPKLQLEAVASDGTVEAVSVKDSRAFAVGVQWHPEYWVKSDSVSAKIFRAFGDAVRLHAAAKSGARAAAE, from the coding sequence ATGCATCAGCCGCTCGTCGCCATATCGACCGACGTCCGTCAGTTCGACAATTACACCTGGCATGCCGCCCCGCAGCAGTATCTGGAAGCAGCGTTGGCTGGCGCCGGTGTGTTCCCGGTTCTGGTGCCGTCGTTCGGCGACCGGCTCGACTTCGATGAACTCTTGTCGTCGGTCGACGGCGTCATGGTGACCGGCTCGAAATCCAACGTGCATCCCTCGCTCTATGGCGGCGACGACAGCGAGGCTAATGGCCCCTACGACCCGGCCCGCGACGCGACCACGCTGCCCCTGATCCGCAGGGCGGTGGAGCGCGGCGTGCCGCTGCTGGCCATCTGCCGCGGCATCCAGGAGATGAACGTGGCGCTCGGCGGCACGCTGGCCACCGAAATCCAGGAACGCGAGGGTTCGCTCGACCATCGCGCACCGACAAGCGACATTCAGGACGAACGTTTCGGCATCCGCCAGAAGGTGACGATCACGCCCGGAAGCTGTCTGGCAGGCGTGTTCGGCGAAGGTGACATCATGGTCAACTCCGTGCATCGCCAGGCGGTGGACCGGCTTGGGCCGAAGCTGCAACTCGAGGCTGTCGCCTCGGACGGCACGGTCGAAGCCGTCTCGGTGAAGGATTCACGCGCCTTCGCCGTCGGCGTCCAGTGGCATCCGGAATACTGGGTCAAGTCGGACAGCGTTTCGGCCAAGATATTCCGGGCTTTCGGTGACGCGGTGCGCCTGCACGCGGCGGCGAAATCCGGCGCACGCGCCGCAGCGGAATAG
- a CDS encoding AraC family transcriptional regulator has translation MSHGLDSQAFEGLGRLCVDAAENCIISAADPAGMERIEARFHGSAFDLHRHDTYAIGVTLHGVQTFRYRGKTHHSQPGQVIVLHPDELHDGGAGTEDGLRYRMLYLEPSLMLDCLGGTSLPFVRDAVVSDRDFCATLLSALGPLDRQLDELFVADFLAQLMQNLTRHAGQPAKQMPRTAWRAASLARDYLAENFARTVRSEELEAVTGLDRYALSRHFRAAFSTSPHRFLVMRRLQSARRMIAASEPLAQIAIAAGFSDQSHFNRQFKKAFGVTPGRWSGLIHGQAARAA, from the coding sequence ATGTCGCACGGTTTAGACAGCCAGGCCTTTGAGGGTCTTGGACGTTTGTGCGTGGATGCGGCGGAAAACTGCATCATCTCCGCCGCCGATCCCGCCGGAATGGAGCGCATCGAGGCGCGGTTCCACGGCAGTGCCTTTGACCTGCACCGCCATGACACCTACGCAATCGGCGTGACGCTGCATGGCGTGCAGACTTTCCGCTATCGCGGCAAGACGCATCACAGCCAGCCCGGCCAGGTCATCGTGCTGCACCCCGACGAATTGCATGATGGCGGCGCCGGCACCGAGGACGGCCTGCGCTACAGGATGCTGTACCTGGAGCCATCGCTGATGCTCGACTGCCTTGGCGGCACGTCACTGCCATTTGTGCGCGACGCGGTGGTGAGCGACCGGGATTTTTGCGCAACGCTGCTTTCGGCGCTCGGACCTCTCGACCGGCAACTGGACGAGCTGTTCGTCGCCGATTTCCTCGCGCAACTGATGCAAAACCTGACGCGGCATGCCGGTCAGCCGGCGAAACAAATGCCAAGGACAGCATGGCGGGCCGCCAGCCTGGCACGCGATTACCTGGCGGAGAATTTTGCCCGCACCGTGCGTTCCGAAGAGCTGGAGGCGGTCACCGGGCTGGACCGCTATGCATTGTCACGGCATTTCCGCGCCGCCTTCTCAACCAGCCCGCATCGCTTCCTGGTGATGCGCCGGCTGCAGAGCGCGCGCCGCATGATCGCCGCCAGCGAGCCGCTGGCGCAGATCGCGATCGCGGCCGGGTTCAGCGATCAAAGCCATTTCAACAGGCAGTTCAAGAAGGCGTTCGGCGTTACACCGGGCCGCTGGTCAGGCCTGATCCATGGACAGGCCGCGAGAGCGGCCTGA
- a CDS encoding 2-hydroxyacid dehydrogenase, giving the protein MTKAEHLQAVATLVPGHFNDHAVERIDRTFNLVRIERADPALVTDEMRGNVRAIASFAGISAAMMDALPNLELIASFGVGYDSVDAVHAAANNIMVTNTPDVLTEEVADTAIGLLINTVREMYAAEKWLRDGSWVNKGNYPLSRLTLRGRHVGIFGMGRIGQAIARRLEAFGLTVAYHNRRQVEGLAYAYHPTLKGLAEAVDTLISVAPGGASTEKAVNAEILAALGANGVFVNIGRGSTVDEAALGAALANGTIAAAGLDVFADEPNVPKALLDAPHTSLLPHVGSASDHTRRAMADLCVDNLVSWFTERRPLTPVPETVKVVARS; this is encoded by the coding sequence ATGACCAAGGCCGAACATTTGCAGGCCGTCGCCACTCTGGTGCCGGGGCATTTCAACGACCATGCGGTTGAGCGCATCGACCGCACCTTCAACCTCGTCAGGATCGAGCGGGCCGATCCGGCGCTGGTCACCGACGAGATGCGCGGCAATGTGCGCGCCATTGCTTCCTTCGCCGGCATCAGCGCGGCAATGATGGATGCATTGCCCAATCTCGAACTCATCGCCTCTTTCGGCGTCGGCTACGATTCGGTCGATGCCGTCCATGCGGCCGCAAACAACATCATGGTCACCAACACACCCGATGTGCTGACCGAGGAGGTCGCCGACACCGCGATCGGCCTTCTGATCAACACGGTGCGCGAAATGTACGCCGCCGAGAAATGGCTGCGCGATGGCAGCTGGGTGAACAAGGGCAACTATCCACTGAGCCGGCTGACTTTGCGCGGCCGCCATGTCGGCATTTTCGGCATGGGCCGCATCGGGCAAGCGATTGCCAGGCGGCTGGAAGCGTTCGGCCTGACGGTCGCCTATCACAACCGGCGCCAGGTCGAAGGCCTGGCCTACGCTTACCACCCGACGTTGAAGGGCCTCGCCGAAGCGGTCGACACACTGATCTCCGTGGCGCCCGGCGGCGCCTCAACCGAAAAGGCGGTCAACGCTGAAATTCTGGCGGCGCTTGGCGCCAACGGCGTCTTCGTCAACATCGGTCGCGGCAGCACGGTGGACGAGGCGGCGCTGGGGGCAGCGCTCGCCAACGGCACCATCGCCGCAGCCGGGCTCGATGTCTTCGCCGACGAACCGAACGTGCCCAAGGCCTTGCTCGATGCGCCGCACACGTCGCTGCTGCCGCATGTCGGCTCGGCTTCGGACCATACCCGCCGCGCCATGGCCGACCTCTGCGTCGACAATCTGGTGTCCTGGTTCACCGAGCGCCGGCCACTGACGCCGGTGCCCGAGACAGTGAAGGTCGTGGCGCGAAGCTGA
- a CDS encoding MarR family winged helix-turn-helix transcriptional regulator, with protein sequence MAKADKTATMSRLHSAARLARTALAARLLAHGFYAGQDQIMLALDREDGQTPGNLAGRLGVRPPTITKTINRLQAQGFLDKRASEADARQAHIFLTDTGRETIRAIEKSVKKTEKQALKGLDKKDQKSLFKLLARIEANLLNEELALVDDDAETDD encoded by the coding sequence ATGGCCAAGGCGGACAAGACTGCAACAATGAGCCGGCTGCATTCGGCAGCAAGGCTTGCAAGAACCGCGCTGGCGGCGCGGCTGCTGGCGCACGGCTTCTATGCCGGTCAGGACCAGATCATGCTGGCGCTTGACCGTGAAGACGGCCAGACGCCCGGCAATCTCGCCGGACGGCTCGGCGTGCGACCACCAACCATTACCAAGACCATCAATCGCTTGCAGGCGCAGGGCTTTCTGGACAAGCGCGCTTCCGAAGCCGATGCCCGCCAGGCGCATATCTTCCTCACCGATACCGGCCGCGAAACCATCCGCGCCATCGAGAAATCGGTGAAGAAGACCGAAAAGCAGGCCCTGAAGGGCTTGGACAAGAAAGACCAGAAATCGCTTTTCAAGCTGCTCGCCCGCATCGAGGCCAACCTTTTGAACGAGGAACTGGCGCTGGTCGATGACGACGCTGAAACCGACGATTGA
- a CDS encoding VOC family protein: protein MKLNHANLVTPEVAGLSGFFVNHFGFELLAMRGKDAFAVMSGTDGFILNLMKPGKNETATYPDGFHIGFFVGSPAIVHEKHAELASASLAPGDVQELTRGGAKSTTFYCHAPGGILVEVSASQD from the coding sequence ATGAAATTGAACCACGCCAACCTGGTGACACCAGAGGTCGCTGGCCTCAGCGGCTTCTTCGTCAATCATTTCGGCTTTGAGCTTCTCGCCATGCGCGGCAAGGATGCCTTCGCCGTTATGTCTGGAACCGACGGCTTCATCCTCAACCTGATGAAACCCGGCAAGAATGAAACCGCCACCTATCCGGACGGCTTTCACATCGGCTTCTTTGTCGGCAGCCCAGCCATCGTCCATGAGAAACATGCCGAGCTTGCCAGTGCGAGTCTTGCGCCGGGTGATGTCCAGGAACTGACACGCGGCGGCGCCAAATCCACGACCTTCTATTGCCATGCGCCGGGCGGGATTCTTGTCGAGGTCAGCGCATCGCAGGACTGA
- a CDS encoding DUF2000 family protein, with amino-acid sequence MFDTKFAIVLKDDLPVWQKLNVTAFLTSGIIAQFPDIIGEPYRDRAGNLYNPLSVQPVIVLSADQSVLGSIHRRALERGIETSLYVEEMFSTGHDVANRAVFAEFAPEDAKVVGIALRADKKLVDKITKGARMHP; translated from the coding sequence ATGTTCGATACGAAATTTGCAATCGTCCTCAAGGATGATCTGCCGGTCTGGCAGAAACTCAACGTCACCGCGTTCCTGACCAGCGGCATCATCGCCCAGTTTCCAGACATTATCGGCGAACCCTACCGCGACCGCGCCGGCAATCTCTACAATCCGCTTTCGGTCCAGCCGGTCATCGTGCTTTCCGCCGACCAGTCGGTGCTCGGCAGCATTCACCGGCGCGCGCTGGAGCGTGGCATCGAAACCTCGCTTTATGTCGAAGAGATGTTCTCGACCGGCCATGATGTAGCAAACCGGGCCGTCTTCGCCGAATTCGCGCCCGAGGACGCCAAGGTCGTCGGCATTGCCTTGCGCGCCGACAAGAAGCTCGTCGACAAGATCACCAAGGGCGCGCGCATGCATCCCTGA